The Candidatus Melainabacteria bacterium RIFOXYA2_FULL_32_9 DNA segment TCTTATACTGATAATCATTATGTATGGGTTGAATATGGCTTACAATCTATGCATGATAAAACCTTGAAGTTTATAAACAGAGGACATACGGCTCAGGATTTTATAAATGCGGTTAAAATAACCCAAAATAAAAATATTAATATTTGTGCACATGTAATTATAGGACTTCCTGGAGAAACAAGAAAACACATGCTTGAAACAGCCAGAATATTAGCTGATACTGGGATAAATGGAGTAAAAATTCATCTTCTTTGTGTTTTAAAAGGAACTCGACTTGAAAAAATGTTTTTAAATAATGAAATTAGATTATTATCAACAGAAGAATACGTTGATATTGTTTGTGATTTTCTTGAAATCCTTCCTCCTGAGGTCACTATTCATAGAATTGCAGGAAATGGTTTAAAAGAAATTTTAGTTGCTCCAAGATGGTTGCCTGAAAAGTTTAAAATTTTAAACCAAATTGATAGAGAA contains these protein-coding regions:
- a CDS encoding TIGR01212 family radical SAM protein; the encoded protein is MSLNNSSKRYNQYSQHLEKLFDCKVYKVTLDAGFSCPNRDGSISYGGCIFCDESGSFSKAHSNLLPVDKQLNTGIERLKKRFKAKKFISYFQAYTNTYGSLEHLKITYDKALQHKDVIGLSIGTRPDCIDAEKVDLISSYTDNHYVWVEYGLQSMHDKTLKFINRGHTAQDFINAVKITQNKNINICAHVIIGLPGETRKHMLETARILADTGINGVKIHLLCVLKGTRLEKMFLNNEIRLLSTEEYVDIVCDFLEILPPEVTIHRIAGNGLKEILVAPRWLPEKFKILNQIDRELERRNSFQGKIFQPINL